Proteins encoded in a region of the Canis lupus dingo isolate Sandy chromosome 17, ASM325472v2, whole genome shotgun sequence genome:
- the LOC112664102 gene encoding neurogenic locus notch homolog protein 2-like, giving the protein MFLSVLGFLGVSTDHLCQHSGICINAGNSHHCQCPLGYTGSYCEEQLDECSSNPCQHGATCRDFIGGYRCECVPGYQGVNCEYEVDECQNQPCQNGGTCVDLVNHFKCSCPPGTRGLLCEENIDDCAGGLNSG; this is encoded by the exons ATGTTTCTTTCTGTACTCGGCTTCCTAGGGGTGTCCACTGACCACCTGTGCCAGCACTCCGGCATCTGCATCAATGCTGGCAACTCGCATCACTGCCAGTGCCCCCTGGGCTACACTGGGAGCTACTGTGAGGAGCAGCTCGATGAGTGCTCATCCAACCCCTGCCAGCATGGGGCCACCTGCAGGGACTTCATTGGCGGGTACAGATGTGAG TGTGTCCCAGGATATCAGGGCGTCAATTGCGAGTATGAAGTAGATGAGTGTCAGAATCAGCCATGCCAGAACGGAGGCACCTGTGTCGACCTCGTGAACCATTTCAAGTGCTCCTGTCCACCAGGCACTCGAG gcCTGCTTTGTGAAGAGAACATTGATGACTGTGCTGGAGGTCTCAATAGTGGTTAG